One segment of Trichlorobacter ammonificans DNA contains the following:
- the tolQ gene encoding protein TolQ yields MSFELFFTGTGLVVKGVLLLLILFSVVSWGIIMFKMYQIHKAFSESGRFMDFFWKTKRFDAIASQADRFASSPLVALFNEGYSELKQVMETGDTRTEQGGAISTDLGGIANVSRALRRATNLEVTRLEKYTTFLATTGSTSPFIGLFGTVWGIMVAFIGIGKTGSASLAVVAPGIAEALIATAIGLVAAIPAVMAYNHFQHKIRVLVKEMDSFSTEFLNIVQRNIAGK; encoded by the coding sequence GTGAGTTTCGAACTGTTCTTCACCGGCACCGGCCTGGTGGTCAAAGGGGTTCTGCTGCTGCTGATTCTGTTCTCCGTGGTTTCCTGGGGCATCATCATGTTCAAGATGTACCAGATCCACAAGGCGTTCAGCGAATCGGGGCGCTTCATGGACTTTTTCTGGAAGACCAAACGCTTTGACGCCATCGCCTCCCAAGCCGACCGTTTTGCCAGTTCCCCCCTGGTGGCACTGTTCAACGAGGGGTACAGCGAGCTGAAACAGGTGATGGAGACGGGCGACACCCGCACCGAGCAGGGCGGCGCCATCAGCACCGACCTGGGGGGGATCGCCAACGTTTCCCGCGCCCTGCGCCGCGCCACCAACCTGGAGGTGACCCGCCTGGAGAAATACACCACCTTCCTGGCCACCACCGGCTCCACCTCCCCCTTCATCGGCCTGTTCGGCACGGTCTGGGGAATCATGGTCGCCTTCATCGGTATCGGCAAGACCGGCTCCGCCTCCCTGGCCGTGGTGGCCCCCGGCATCGCCGAGGCGCTGATCGCCACCGCCATCGGCCTGGTGGCCGCCATCCCGGCGGTCATGGCCTACAACCACTTCCAGCACAAGATCCGGGTGCTGGTAAAGGAGATGGACAGTTTTTCCACCGAGTTTCTCAACATCGTCCAGCGCAATATCGCCGGGAAGTAG
- a CDS encoding DNA translocase FtsK, protein MRSDAGFHTPPLSLLDQPPATERRIERDLLEMNARLLEKKLQDFGIDGEVKEICPGPVITMYEFAPAPGIKISRIAGLSDDLTMALQALSIRIVAPIPGKGVVGIEVPNRERETVFLREIFTCEEFLQSRMKLPLVLGKDIAGLPLITDLAKAPHLLVAGSTGSGKSVSVNTMILSLLYTATPRDVRFIMVDPKMLEFSMYEGIPHLLLPVVTEPKKASLALKWAVNEMERRYRLLADKGVRNIESYNRKLAAEEEELAGNGVSDEEIIEELEEIVEEGEAPDAADPLPFVVDTPEELEHSHLPYIVVIVDELADLMMVAGREVEEHIARLAQKARAAGIHLILATQRPSVDVITGLIKANLPSRIAFQVSSKVDSRTILDCNGAEALLGMGDMLYLPPGTGRLKRIHGAFVSDAEVQRVVDFLKKQGKPVYDQSILTMKENDDKGTPEEEELDERWEDALRLVAETRQASISMVQRRLRIGYNRAARIIEMMEREGMVAPGDGTSKPREIYTDVINAYLNSQLTR, encoded by the coding sequence ATCAGGAGCGACGCCGGCTTCCATACCCCGCCGCTGTCGCTGCTGGACCAGCCCCCGGCCACGGAGCGCCGTATCGAACGGGACCTGCTGGAGATGAACGCCCGGCTGCTGGAAAAGAAGCTGCAGGATTTCGGCATCGACGGCGAGGTGAAGGAGATCTGTCCCGGCCCGGTGATCACCATGTACGAGTTCGCCCCGGCGCCGGGGATCAAGATCAGCCGCATCGCCGGCCTCTCCGACGACCTGACCATGGCGCTGCAGGCCCTCTCCATCCGGATCGTGGCGCCGATCCCCGGCAAGGGGGTGGTGGGCATCGAGGTACCCAACCGGGAGCGGGAAACGGTTTTTCTGCGGGAAATCTTCACCTGCGAGGAGTTCCTGCAGAGCCGGATGAAGCTCCCCCTGGTGCTGGGCAAGGATATCGCCGGGCTGCCGCTGATCACCGATCTGGCCAAGGCGCCCCACCTGCTGGTGGCCGGCTCCACCGGCTCCGGCAAGTCGGTCTCGGTCAACACCATGATCCTGTCGCTGCTCTACACCGCCACCCCCCGCGATGTGCGTTTCATCATGGTGGACCCCAAGATGCTGGAGTTCTCCATGTACGAGGGGATTCCCCACCTGCTGCTGCCGGTGGTGACGGAGCCGAAGAAGGCTTCCCTGGCCCTGAAATGGGCGGTGAACGAGATGGAGCGCCGCTACCGCCTGCTGGCGGACAAGGGGGTGCGCAACATCGAATCCTACAACCGCAAGCTGGCCGCCGAGGAGGAAGAGCTGGCCGGCAACGGCGTCTCCGACGAGGAGATCATCGAGGAACTGGAAGAGATCGTGGAGGAGGGTGAGGCGCCGGACGCGGCGGACCCGCTCCCCTTCGTGGTGGATACGCCGGAGGAACTGGAGCACAGCCACCTCCCCTACATCGTGGTGATCGTGGACGAGCTGGCCGACTTGATGATGGTGGCGGGCCGCGAGGTGGAAGAGCATATCGCCCGTCTGGCCCAGAAGGCCCGGGCCGCCGGCATCCACCTGATCCTGGCCACCCAGCGTCCCTCGGTGGATGTGATCACCGGCCTGATCAAGGCCAACCTCCCCTCCCGCATCGCCTTCCAGGTCTCCTCCAAGGTGGACTCCCGCACCATCCTGGACTGCAACGGTGCCGAGGCCCTGCTGGGGATGGGGGACATGCTCTACCTGCCGCCGGGCACCGGCCGCCTGAAGCGGATCCACGGCGCCTTTGTCTCCGACGCCGAGGTGCAGCGGGTGGTTGATTTCCTGAAAAAACAGGGAAAGCCGGTCTACGACCAGTCAATCCTGACCATGAAAGAAAACGACGACAAGGGGACGCCAGAGGAGGAGGAGCTGGACGAACGCTGGGAGGATGCCCTGCGGTTGGTGGCGGAGACCCGCCAGGCCAGCATCTCCATGGTGCAGCGCCGTCTGCGCATCGGCTACAACCGGGCCGCCCGGATCATCGAGATGATGGAGCGGGAAGGGATGGTCGCCCCCGGCGACGGCACCAGCAAGCCGCGGGAAATTTACACCGACGTGATCAACGCCTACCTCAACTCCCAACTGACCCGCTAG
- a CDS encoding lysophospholipid acyltransferase family protein yields MTMAFLRGLLYMSLFFPLTFLVAGTALVCSLPDPRRYGAFARFWGRMGLALAGIRVAVNGTERLPAGPVIVMSNHQSNFDILALQGHFPRRLSWIAKEELFRIPVFGPSMRRGGYIPLDRGHGRKALKSIDEAAQQIRNGASVIIFPEGTRTRDGRLLPFKRGGFMLAARAGVPVVPVTLVGSFGVNPGGTCKLYPFRQVEIRIGKPIAVPQGMRRSEAEEFLMARVHDAIAKEIG; encoded by the coding sequence ATGACGATGGCCTTCCTGCGCGGCCTGTTGTACATGTCCCTGTTCTTTCCCCTGACCTTCCTGGTGGCCGGAACCGCCCTGGTCTGCAGCCTTCCCGACCCTCGGCGGTACGGGGCCTTTGCCCGGTTCTGGGGCAGGATGGGGCTGGCGCTTGCCGGCATCAGAGTCGCGGTGAACGGTACGGAGCGGCTGCCGGCGGGGCCGGTGATCGTGATGAGCAACCACCAGAGCAATTTCGATATCCTGGCCCTGCAGGGGCATTTTCCGCGCCGCCTGTCCTGGATCGCCAAGGAGGAACTGTTCCGTATTCCGGTCTTCGGCCCTTCCATGCGGCGGGGAGGCTACATCCCCCTGGACCGGGGGCACGGACGCAAGGCACTGAAAAGTATCGACGAGGCGGCGCAGCAGATCCGGAACGGCGCCAGCGTGATCATCTTTCCGGAGGGGACCCGCACCCGTGACGGCAGGCTGCTCCCCTTCAAGCGGGGGGGCTTCATGCTGGCGGCACGGGCCGGGGTGCCGGTGGTGCCGGTGACCCTTGTGGGCAGTTTCGGGGTCAACCCCGGCGGGACATGCAAGCTGTACCCGTTCCGGCAGGTGGAGATCAGGATCGGCAAGCCGATTGCGGTGCCGCAGGGGATGCGACGGAGTGAAGCGGAGGAGTTCCTGATGGCGCGGGTCCATGATGCCATAGCGAAGGAGATCGGATGA
- a CDS encoding OsmC family protein, which produces MNIAISLTGGKKVAATFPDGLQLVTDQPVEQGGEGSAPSPFACFLGAIGTCAGFYVLEFCTARNIPTAGISLDQTVEFEQDDQGKRRPSRVTITVNLPPSFPEKYRDAVVRAANLCTVKKALLTPPEFSLDFRVA; this is translated from the coding sequence ATGAATATCGCCATCTCCCTGACCGGCGGGAAAAAGGTGGCGGCCACCTTCCCCGACGGCCTGCAGCTGGTGACCGATCAGCCGGTGGAGCAGGGCGGGGAGGGGAGCGCCCCTTCCCCCTTCGCCTGCTTCCTCGGCGCCATCGGTACCTGCGCCGGCTTTTACGTGCTGGAATTCTGCACGGCACGCAACATCCCCACCGCGGGGATTTCCCTCGACCAGACGGTGGAGTTCGAGCAGGACGATCAAGGAAAACGGCGCCCGTCCCGGGTGACCATCACCGTCAACCTGCCCCCCTCCTTTCCGGAGAAATACCGCGATGCCGTGGTACGTGCGGCCAATCTCTGCACCGTCAAGAAGGCACTGCTCACCCCCCCTGAATTCAGCCTCGACTTCAGGGTAGCGTAA
- a CDS encoding ribonuclease J, whose product MSTAPLRIVALGGLGEIGLNCMAYECGDDLLLVDVGLMFPDADMPGVDYVIPDFGYLRERSHKLRGILLTHGHEDHIGALPFFLREFPVPVYGTALTLGILSGKLQEYKVDADLVPVKPRDVVELGCFRAEFIRVAHSVVDGCALAIRTPEGTVIHTGDFKLDQTPVDGEPTDLATFARYGDEGVLALLSDSTNVEREGYTLSERYVGDALADLFPKCTGRIIVAAFSSNIHRVQQVADVAAASGRKVLLNGRSMVANVKIARELGYLSIPDDLLMDIRALGHLPPEQVCIISTGSQGEPMSALVRIAMDDHKQIKLERGDTVILSSRNIPGNERTISELINHLYRRGADVHHEKVSEVHVSGHASQEELKLMMNIVRPRFFLPVHGEYRHLVLHRRLAMKVGIPEERCLLAVNGEVVSFYNDTACIEETVETGRVFVDGKGVGDVGEVVLKDRRHLAEDGMVTVILGINQHSGELIYGPEIVSRGFVFEDESQEYLHQAKCVVKEALDELNVETLADRDEVRQVVRQTLKRFFKKSIERRPMVLPFILEM is encoded by the coding sequence ATGAGTACTGCCCCGCTTCGGATCGTTGCCCTGGGAGGGCTGGGAGAGATCGGCCTCAACTGCATGGCCTACGAGTGCGGCGACGACCTGCTGCTGGTGGACGTGGGGCTGATGTTTCCCGACGCCGACATGCCGGGGGTCGATTACGTCATCCCCGATTTCGGCTACCTGCGGGAGCGCAGCCACAAGCTGCGGGGCATTCTGCTGACCCACGGCCACGAGGACCATATCGGCGCCCTTCCCTTCTTCCTGCGCGAATTCCCGGTGCCGGTCTACGGCACGGCCCTGACCCTGGGCATCCTGTCCGGCAAACTGCAGGAGTACAAGGTGGATGCCGACCTGGTACCGGTGAAGCCGCGGGATGTAGTGGAGCTGGGCTGCTTCCGGGCCGAATTCATCCGGGTGGCCCACTCGGTGGTGGACGGCTGCGCCCTGGCGATCCGCACCCCGGAAGGAACGGTGATCCACACCGGCGACTTCAAGCTGGACCAGACCCCGGTGGACGGCGAGCCCACCGACCTGGCCACCTTTGCCCGCTACGGCGACGAAGGGGTGCTGGCGCTTTTGTCCGACTCCACCAACGTGGAACGGGAAGGGTACACCCTGTCGGAGCGGTACGTGGGGGATGCCCTGGCCGATCTCTTTCCCAAGTGCACGGGACGGATCATCGTGGCCGCCTTTTCCAGCAACATCCACCGGGTGCAGCAGGTGGCCGATGTTGCCGCGGCCAGCGGCCGCAAGGTGCTGTTGAACGGCCGCTCCATGGTGGCCAACGTCAAGATCGCCCGCGAGCTGGGCTATCTCAGCATCCCCGACGACCTGCTCATGGATATCCGCGCCCTGGGCCACCTGCCGCCGGAACAGGTCTGCATCATCTCCACCGGCAGCCAGGGGGAGCCGATGTCGGCCCTGGTGCGGATCGCCATGGACGACCACAAGCAGATCAAGCTGGAGCGGGGGGACACGGTCATCCTCTCCTCCCGCAACATCCCCGGCAACGAGCGGACCATTTCCGAGCTGATCAACCACCTCTACCGCCGCGGCGCCGACGTCCACCACGAAAAGGTCTCCGAGGTCCATGTCTCCGGCCACGCCAGCCAGGAGGAGCTGAAGCTGATGATGAACATCGTGCGGCCCCGCTTCTTCCTGCCGGTGCACGGCGAATACCGCCACCTGGTATTGCACCGCAGACTGGCCATGAAGGTCGGCATTCCGGAAGAACGCTGCCTGTTGGCGGTGAACGGCGAAGTGGTCAGCTTCTACAACGACACCGCCTGCATCGAGGAAACCGTGGAAACCGGCCGGGTCTTCGTGGACGGCAAAGGGGTGGGGGATGTGGGCGAGGTGGTGCTGAAGGACCGCCGCCACTTGGCCGAGGACGGCATGGTCACGGTGATCCTGGGGATCAACCAGCACAGTGGCGAGCTGATCTACGGACCGGAGATCGTCTCACGGGGCTTTGTCTTCGAGGACGAGAGCCAGGAATACCTGCATCAGGCCAAGTGTGTGGTGAAAGAAGCACTGGATGAACTGAATGTCGAAACCCTGGCTGACCGGGACGAGGTGCGGCAGGTGGTGCGCCAGACCCTGAAGCGCTTTTTCAAGAAGAGCATCGAACGGCGGCCCATGGTGCTGCCGTTTATTCTGGAGATGTAG
- a CDS encoding carbon-nitrogen family hydrolase — MQQIIAAAIQFNVQQGDVEANLSHVRDALARVADRGAQLAVLPELWSTGFAYRTLTELAQRTDAVVAELQELSVRHNLVIVGSQPEPAGDNRVFNTIHVIDRGRIAATYRKLHLFSLLGEDTAFKGGERWCLAETSLGKIGVIICYDLRFPELSRRLALEGADLICVPAQWPKPRQEHWRTLLRARAIENQLPVVAANACGLIGKLDFFGMSMVIDHCGEVLADAGERPGEVLATLDRQAMTAWRAQIPCFADRRPDLY, encoded by the coding sequence ATGCAGCAGATTATCGCCGCCGCCATCCAGTTCAACGTGCAGCAGGGAGACGTGGAGGCCAACCTGAGCCACGTCCGCGACGCCCTGGCCCGGGTGGCCGACCGGGGGGCGCAGCTGGCCGTACTGCCGGAGCTATGGTCCACCGGCTTCGCCTACCGCACCCTCACCGAACTGGCCCAGCGGACCGATGCGGTGGTGGCGGAACTGCAGGAGCTGTCCGTGCGCCACAATCTGGTGATCGTGGGGAGCCAGCCGGAGCCGGCCGGCGACAACCGGGTGTTCAACACCATTCATGTCATTGACCGCGGCCGGATCGCCGCCACCTACCGCAAGCTGCATCTCTTCTCCCTGCTGGGGGAAGACACGGCGTTCAAGGGGGGAGAGCGCTGGTGCCTGGCCGAGACCTCCCTGGGGAAGATCGGGGTGATCATCTGCTACGACCTGCGCTTTCCCGAGCTGTCCCGCCGCTTGGCCCTGGAGGGGGCGGACCTCATCTGCGTGCCGGCCCAGTGGCCCAAGCCGCGCCAGGAGCACTGGCGGACCCTGCTGCGGGCACGGGCCATAGAAAACCAGCTGCCGGTGGTGGCGGCCAACGCCTGCGGCCTGATCGGCAAGCTGGATTTTTTCGGCATGAGCATGGTGATCGACCATTGCGGCGAGGTGCTGGCCGATGCCGGGGAGCGACCCGGCGAAGTGCTGGCCACCCTGGACCGGCAGGCCATGACGGCCTGGCGGGCCCAGATCCCCTGCTTTGCCGATCGCCGGCCGGATCTCTACTGA